DNA from Verrucomicrobiota bacterium:
ACGGCCGCTCCCTCACCGGCCTGCTCACCTCCGACACGCCCACGAGCGTCACCCTCCGCGCCGCGCAAGGCGTGGAGGAAACCATTCTGCGCGCGAACGTCGCCAAGCTCACCAGCAGCAGCACCTCGCTCATGCCGAACGAACTGGAGAAGACGATGACCCGTCAGGAATTGGCGGACTTGATGGCGTTTCTGAAAGGGCAATAGGCGAATGATGCCAATCGTCAAGCTCGCGGAGTGGTTCCTTCAACACCCCTCACCCGCACTTCGGGCATCCTCTCCCCTCGTCCGACGAGGGGAGAGAACCAACGGCCCGCCAACGGCCGCGATTTCGGCCCCTGAACCCGAACGGACACCCCTCACCCCATCCCTCTCCCCTCCTCCGAGGAGGGGAGAGGGTGCTCCCGCTCGGAGCGGGACGGGTGAGGGGTGGCTGTGCGCCAACCGGTTCATGGGCAGGGATGGGGTGAGGGGTGCTGCATCTCCGTTCTGCCGCAAATGCGAGTGGGGCCGAATCGAACCGCTGACTTTTGAATCGTGAGTGAGCCCCACCAAAGCAATCCGTCACCGAGTCTTCTCCCCGCGCTCGGCCTGTTCACGACGACGATGCTGGTCGTGGGCGGCGTGATCGGCTCGGGCATCTTTCGCAAGCCAGGCGTGATGGCGGGCCAGCTCGGCTCGCCGGAGTGGCTGCTGTTCGTGTGGGTGCTCGCCGGCGTCATCACGCTCTTCGGCGCGCTCTCGAACGCGGAAGTTTCCAGCTTCATCACCGAGACCGGCGGCCAATACGTTTTCTACGAGCGGATGTATGGCCCGTTCGCGGCTTACATCTACGGCTGGGCGGTGTTTGCGGTCATCCAGACCGGGAGCATCGCGGCGCTGGCCTACGTGTTCGCGGAGTATTTCGGCAAGCTCCACGCGCTGCCCGAACTGGACCCGGCGACGGCGGCGTGGTCGTTCCACCTGCCGTTCATCGGCGACATCGCGCCGTTCAAGGAGTTTGGCGTGAAGTGCCTCGCGGTCGCCGTCATCGTCCTGCTGACAGCGGTGAACTACCTCGGCGTGCGCTTCGGCGGCCTCGTGCAGAACATCTCGACCATTGCGAAGGTCGGCGGGATGGCGGTGCTGTTCGTGGCGGCCTTCGCGGTGCCGGGCATCGGCGGGAGCGCGGAGCACTTCACCAAGGACAGCGCGGTCATCCACAAGGAAGGGCTGGCGCTCGTGGCGGCGATTGCCGCGGCGCTGCAGGGCGCCTTCTGGGCTTACGACGGCTGGGTGAAGACGAGCTTCTTCGCCGGCGAAGTGCGCGACCCGGAGCGCAACGTGCCGCGCGCGACCGTGCTCGGGATGTTCATCGTCACGGCGATCTACCTCTCGATGAACGTGGCCTATTGCTGGGTGCTGCCGGTGGACGTGATGGCGCAGTCGAAGCTCGTCGCCGCGGACGTCGCCGACAAGATCATGAACGGCGGCGCGCAGTTCATCGCGGTGGTGGTGATGTGCTCCACGTTCGGCGCGAACAACGCCACCATCCTTGCCAGCGCGCGTGTGTATTTCGCGATGGCCCAGCGCAACGTCTTTCCCGCGCTGCTCGGGCGCGTGCATCCGCGCTACCACACGCCGGCGGCGTCGCTCGGGGTGCAGGGTGTGTGGGCGTCGCTGCTTGTGTTCAGCGGCACGTTCGACCAGCTCACGGACACGCTCATCTTCGTGAGCTGGATTTTCTACATGACAGGCGCCTACGGGGTGATCGTGCTGCGGCGCAGGGAGCCCGACGCGCCGCGTCCCTACAAAGTGCCGGGGTATCCGTGGGTGCCCGGAATCTTCGTGGTTTTTGCCGCGGCGTTCCTCTTGATGACGATCTACAACGACATCGCGGCGTATCGCGCGGCAGTCGCCGCGGGCAAGCCGGGCCTGATCAACTTCGCCTTCGGCCTCGTGCTCGTCGCGCTCGGGACGCCCATCTACTTCTACTACCGGAGCCGTCCGAAGGACTCCATGACTTCGAGTTCGTCCGCGACCCCGAGATAGACCTGCTGCACGGCGGCTTCGATTTCCTGCGCACGCGCGCGCCACGCCCTGCAGCGCGCAAGGGTCGGAAAGGCGAACTCCGCCGCCGGCGGCATCCACCATCCGATCTGGTTCAAGTGATCGGCGGGGAAAGGGAATGATCGCTGGTGAACGGGCTTCGTGACGCCCGGCGCGTGCAAGGCCGGCTGCCATCGCTGGGACTTCACCGAGACCAGTCCATCGTTGTCGCCTTCCGCGGCGTGCGTGACATCCCACGATTTCAGAAGCGGGAAAAACGTCTGGTCGCGCACCTGCGCGCCGGACCACGCGGCGTAGTGGACCGCGTTCGCGGCCTCGACGGGCTCGGCGCGTTCGTTGAAACGCCGGCAGGCTTCGGTCGCGAGATCGTGCACGCCTTCGAGCGTGATGAACGGCTGCAGCTTGTCCACCACGCTCTCGAATCCGCGCGCGAGCATGGCATCGGCCACGGGGCTGCCCCAATGCGGCGTGCCGATCGTCGTGAGGCTGGCGACGGTCGCCGCCGCCCCGGTGATGTCCACGATCATGCGCCGCGCGTCGAGCCCGCCCATGCTGTGCGCGATGATGTGGACCTGCCCGGCGTTCAACTCGCGGCGAATCGCGCCGACTTGCGCCGCAAGTTCGTTCGCCCGCACGTCCACCCGCGCCGCGAAGCTGACCTGCGTGTGGCGCGTGGTGAAACCGCGTTCCTCCAGCCGCGACTTGATGAACCGGAAATAGTGGCCCGCGTCGGAGAGCTGCACGCCCTTCGTGCCGACCAGCGCGGCGAACTGCTCGCGAAGCGCGTCGAAGCGCGCGATGCCGCACGCCAGGACGATGGGGAACTTCAGCTTGCCGGCCACGGTCGCGTGCGCCGGACGGCTACCGGTAGCCGCCGGCGATGTAGTTCTCCATCTGCTGGATCGCCTGCTCCTGCGCGGAAATCGTCCAGTTGATAAGATCGCCGATGGAGATGACGCCAAGCACTTTGCCGTCCTTGACGACCGGCAGGTGCCGGAACCGGTGGCTCGTCATGAGCCGCATGCACTCTTCGACCGTCTGCTGCGGCGTGACCGTGACGACCGGCGTGGTGATGACTTCGCTGACGCGGGTCGTGTCGGCGGCGCGGCCCTTGAGCGTGACTTTGCGCGCGTAATCCCGTTCGGAGAGAATGCCGACAAGCTGGTCGCCCTGCATGACGAGGAGCGCGCCGACGTTTTTCGCCGCCATCAACTTGAGCGCGTCCAACACCGTCGCATCGGGCGGGACTGACCAGATCTGGCCGGCCTTGTTGCCGAGAAGATTGTCAATCGTGGCGGTGATCATCGGAGTCCGGAGTCATCAAAGGAACCTATCGCATGGCTCGGGCCGGGAGGGTTCACGGGGCGAATGTGCCCCAACGACCGCGAGGGTCAAGAGCGGTTTCGCATCGTCCGGCTTCGCGGGCGCCTGTCACTGATGCCACTCGCCGGTGAACGGCTTGTAAAACGCCTTCCACTCTCGCTCGAACCACACCGGCGAACTTGGGAACCCCTCCTGCCCGAGCGCATCCACGGCGACGACGTAGTAGCGGCGCGCGTTCTTGCCTGCCTCCGGGTCGGAGAAGGCATTCGCAACGATTGGCTCAGGTGTCAGGCGCGGGATCGGATCCTTGTCGTAGCGGCCATTCATGCGATAGACGCGATAGCCCTTGATGCCGCGCTCCGGATTCCCAGCCCACTTGAGATGACACGTCGCGCCTTCCTCCTTTGAGACCAGCCATTGCACAGGCGAAGGAATTGTGAACTCGGCTGCGGAGGGACCGCTCTCCCCGCCGAGAATCACGGCCCGCACCCGGTAGGCGAACACGGCGAACCGATACGGCCTGCCATCCTTGTCAAGCTGCTCGTCGTTGAATTTGCGCTCGTAGAGCGGCGAGTCGCCGGCCGCCTGCGGCTTGGTCAGGTCAACGCTTGTGTCAGTGAATGAAGGCTCTTTGAGGATCGCTTGCGTCAGCCGTGTAAAGTTCCCGATGCGCGTGACCGCGCCAACGCTTGGCTCCGCGAGTGGTTCGGTCTGGCGCTTGAGCCGCTTGAGCTGGTCTTCCGTCGCCACCTCGACCGGCGCGCGCTCGACGTGAAAGCCGAGCACGTTCGCATGCCGCGGCCGCTTCCACGAAACCTCGACGCGCGTGGCCGATACGACCGAGACGACGATGTCCTCGACGATGCGCGGCGTGGTTCGGTCGGATGGCTTGACGGGTTCGCGCTTCGATTCGCCGGCGAAGCGATACGCCAGCACCTGCTGCTCCGCAGGCCCGTTCGGCGGATGCGTGCGGTTTTCGAGCAGCACCGCGTTCAGCTCCGGAGCGTAAAGGACGTTTCGCGCGCGGTTGCCGGACTGATGCGGCTCCGGCTCCGGGTTCAGCTTCGTCCACGTGTTCGCGCCCGTGTCGAACGCCCACGTCTCCAGGTGCGACTTCGCGTTGTCGCCAGCGCCTTCGCTGACCTTCACGATGCACAGCACCTTCCGCGCGCCGGCGTCGTAGGCCAGCACGGCATCGTTCTTGTCCGTTGGAGGCATCGCGGCGGGTTTCAAGTCGGTCCACTCGTTCTTGTCGAGGTCGTAAGCCCACGTGCGCGGGTCGTTGATGAACTGCGCGCCGAAGAGGATGTGTTTCCGGCGCGCCTCGTCGTAAGCCATGTTCCCGCCGCTGCGGCCCTCGGGTTGCTTCGCGGGCTTCTTGCGCACCCACTCGTTTGCGTGCGGATCATAAACCAACGTGCCGTCATTGCTCGTCTCGCCGCCGAAAAGCACGACGACGCCGTGGTGCGAGTCCCACGACGCGCAGCGCAGCGGCTTCGGGGTCGGCGTCGGCACGGGACGCAAGTTTCGCCATTTGTTTTCCGCGAGGTCGTAGCTCCACACGGATGCGTCGTTGAGATAAATCTCGCGCCACCACTGCCAGCCGTGGCTTCCGCTGAACGACGGAAAGCGCAGGTAGCGCCCTTGAACCGGGTCGAAGACATTCTGCTGCCCGCAACAAATCCCCGGCGGCTGGAGGTTCGGCTCCTTGAGCGTCCACGTGGCTGTGAGCGGGTCAAACGTCCACATCTCCGAATGCTGCTCGCCGCCGCCGCCCTGGTTGTGCCCTCCGTATCGGATCATCACGCGATGTTTCGAGTCCCACACGCACGCGCCCTCGTAGCCGAGCCGCGGCGAAGGCGGCGTGTTCGCGAGCGGCGAGAGCTTCACCCACGAGTTCGGCGGCAGGTTGAGCGACGCGGCGCGGACAGGAGCATTCGAGATGATCAGCAGCGCGACTGCGGCAATCGTCGTCTTCATTTCGCCTCCTTCCATTTCTTGAACTCCGCCAGCAATTCCGCGCGCTCGCAGCGCGGGCGCAGCACGGTGCGGACGTTGAAGCTGTATTCCTTCATCACCTCGGGCTTCTGCACCAGGAACTGAAAATCCCATGCGGGATTCGTGGACTGCAACGGCGCATTCGAGCCGCCACCGCTCGGCGAGTGCGTGAGCCGGATGCCGTCCGTTCGATCGAACATGACGAGCCACACGAGGTCGTCGAAGTTGCCGTAGAAGAACGGCTGGTCGAAGCGGAACCGCGAGAGGCTCTTGAACAGCGTGTCGCGGCTGCCGGCGGGGAAGGTCATCTCGAAGGTGTCATCGCGGTGGCGCACGGTGCTCTGGTCGTTGTGCCACTGCGTGCAAAGCTGCGTCCACTGGTTGCGCTGTGCGTCGAGTCCGCCGAGGAAATACATGGACTTGTCCGCCGGCGCGTTCATGTAGCTCGCCCAAAAGAGCGCCATGTAGCCGCGCGGGAAGACGTGCTGGTGCGGCACGCAGCGGAAGCTCATGTCGAGGTAGTGCGGCGCGATGAGCTTGAAGCGAGTCCAGCTCTCGACGAAGAACGTCGGCGTCGGCGGCTGGTGCAACTCTGCTTCCGTCTCGCTGAGCTGCTTGAAGGTCATCGGTGCGTTGCGCGGCTCGAAGAATACCTTCCCGTCCTCCAGGTGCTCGCCGCTGACGATGTGTTCCAAGTTCAGCCCAGCCACCGCCGGCACGAACA
Protein-coding regions in this window:
- a CDS encoding CBS domain-containing protein, which encodes MITATIDNLLGNKAGQIWSVPPDATVLDALKLMAAKNVGALLVMQGDQLVGILSERDYARKVTLKGRAADTTRVSEVITTPVVTVTPQQTVEECMRLMTSHRFRHLPVVKDGKVLGVISIGDLINWTISAQEQAIQQMENYIAGGYR
- a CDS encoding amino acid permease; translated protein: MVSEPHQSNPSPSLLPALGLFTTTMLVVGGVIGSGIFRKPGVMAGQLGSPEWLLFVWVLAGVITLFGALSNAEVSSFITETGGQYVFYERMYGPFAAYIYGWAVFAVIQTGSIAALAYVFAEYFGKLHALPELDPATAAWSFHLPFIGDIAPFKEFGVKCLAVAVIVLLTAVNYLGVRFGGLVQNISTIAKVGGMAVLFVAAFAVPGIGGSAEHFTKDSAVIHKEGLALVAAIAAALQGAFWAYDGWVKTSFFAGEVRDPERNVPRATVLGMFIVTAIYLSMNVAYCWVLPVDVMAQSKLVAADVADKIMNGGAQFIAVVVMCSTFGANNATILASARVYFAMAQRNVFPALLGRVHPRYHTPAASLGVQGVWASLLVFSGTFDQLTDTLIFVSWIFYMTGAYGVIVLRRREPDAPRPYKVPGYPWVPGIFVVFAAAFLLMTIYNDIAAYRAAVAAGKPGLINFAFGLVLVALGTPIYFYYRSRPKDSMTSSSSATPR